One Tenrec ecaudatus isolate mTenEca1 chromosome 12, mTenEca1.hap1, whole genome shotgun sequence DNA segment encodes these proteins:
- the LOC142422495 gene encoding olfactory receptor 8D2-like has translation MAASNHSSLTAFVLEGLTKCPELQLPLFLLFLGIYVITVVGNLGMITLITVSSQLHSPMYYFLSHLSFIDLCYSSVITPKMLVNFVSEKNIISFQECMAQLYFFLIFVIAEGYLLTAMAYDRYVAICSPLHYNTIMSHRVCSIMMGIVYSLGFLGATVHTTRMSMLSFCGSHIISHYFCDILPLLTLSCSSTYINEILLFIIGGVNTLAPTLAVLISYAFILSSILRIHSTEGRSKAFGTCSSHLMAVGIFFGSITFMYFKPPSSNHMEQEKVSSVFYTTVIPMLNPLIYSLKNKNVKDALRKVVGGRESS, from the coding sequence ATGGCCGCTTCAAACCATTCCTCACTAACTGCATTTGTCCTTGAAGGGTTAACGAAATGCCCAGAGCTCCAACTGccactctttcttctctttcttggaATATATGTGATCACAGTGGTTGGGAACCTGGGCATGATCACATTAATTACTGTCAGTTCTCAACTTCATTCTCCAATGTATTATTTTCTCAGTCATTTGTCATTCATTGATCTCTGTTACTCCTCTGTCATTACCCCTAAGATGCTAGTGAACTTTGTGTCAGAAAAGAACATTATCTCCTTCCAGGAGTGTATGGCTCAGctttatttcttccttatttttgtAATTGCCGAAGGCTACCTTCTTACAgccatggcctatgaccgctatgttgctATCTGTAGCCCACTGCATTATAATACCATTATGTCTCACAGGGTCTGTTCTATAATGATGGGGATAGTATATTCACTGGGTTTTTTGGGGGCCACAGTCCATACTACTCGCATGTCAATGTTGTCCTTTTGTGGGTCTCACATTATCAGTCACTATTTTTGTGATATCCTTCCTCTGTTGACTCTCTCTTGTTCCAGCACCTACATTAATGAGATTTTGCTATTTATTATTGGAGGTGTTAATACTTTAGCGCCCACCCTGGCTGTACTCATTTCTTATGCTTTCATTCTCTCCAGTATCCTTCGGATTCATTCCACTGAAGGCCGATCCAAAGCCTTTGGAACTTGCAGCTCCCATCTCATGGCCGTGGGGATCTTTTTTGGGTCTATCACGTTCATGTACTTTAAGCCTCCTTCTAGCAATCATATGGAACAGGAGAAAGTATCCTCAGTGTTTTACACTACAGTGATCCCCATGCTAAATCCCTTGATCTACAGCCTGAAGAACAAGAATGTGAAGGATGCACTGAGGAAAgtagttgggggaagggagtCATCCTGA